A genomic region of Dickeya solani IPO 2222 contains the following coding sequences:
- the rsmD gene encoding 16S rRNA (guanine(966)-N(2))-methyltransferase, with amino-acid sequence MAKHQATSAPGQIRIIGGQWRGRKLPVPDSPGLRPTTDRVRETLFNWLAPVIQQSRCLDCFAGSGALGLEALSRYAAHATLLEAEHNVARQLTQNLSLLRADNAEVVNADTLQWLAKPASAHPYDVVFLDPPFRRGLLDDTLRLLETGGWLAQETWIYIETEAENRTLAIPPTWTLHREKTAGQVSYRLYIRHVSDTTSGGNDEHLD; translated from the coding sequence ATGGCAAAACATCAAGCGACATCCGCACCCGGTCAAATCCGCATCATTGGCGGTCAGTGGCGCGGCAGAAAACTCCCCGTGCCGGACAGCCCCGGTTTGCGCCCCACCACCGACCGCGTACGCGAAACCCTGTTCAACTGGCTGGCGCCGGTGATTCAGCAATCACGCTGTCTGGACTGTTTTGCCGGCAGCGGCGCACTGGGGCTGGAAGCGCTGTCGCGTTACGCCGCCCACGCCACGCTGTTGGAAGCCGAACACAATGTGGCGCGTCAACTGACGCAGAACCTGTCGCTGCTGCGGGCCGACAACGCCGAGGTGGTGAATGCCGATACGCTGCAATGGCTGGCTAAACCGGCTTCGGCGCATCCTTACGACGTGGTGTTTCTCGACCCGCCGTTTCGCCGCGGCCTGCTAGACGACACGCTACGGTTGCTGGAAACCGGCGGCTGGCTGGCGCAGGAAACCTGGATCTATATTGAAACCGAAGCGGAAAACCGCACGCTAGCCATCCCGCCCACCTGGACGCTGCATCGGGAAAAAACCGCGGGGCAGGTTTCCTACCGTCTTTATATCCGTCACGTATCTGACACGACCTCAGGGGGCAACGATGAGCATCTGGATTAA
- a CDS encoding DUF1820 family protein, translating to MSNEPVLYRIQFMNNGKNYQLYVRELVQSNLFGFIEIADFVFDNPSAVLVDPTTEKLKTEFAGVDRSYIPLQAVIRIDAVTGRGRDSARISELGDNVTHFPSLPGKKN from the coding sequence ATGAGCAATGAACCCGTACTTTACCGCATCCAGTTCATGAATAACGGTAAGAACTATCAGCTGTATGTGCGCGAGCTGGTGCAGAGCAATCTGTTCGGATTTATTGAAATCGCCGACTTTGTTTTCGACAACCCGTCCGCCGTGCTGGTTGACCCGACTACGGAAAAACTGAAAACGGAGTTTGCCGGCGTCGACCGCAGCTATATCCCGCTGCAGGCGGTCATTCGTATCGATGCCGTAACCGGGCGCGGGCGCGACAGCGCGCGTATTTCGGAACTGGGCGACAACGTTACCCATTTTCCGTCCCTGCCGGGTAAAAAAAACTGA
- a CDS encoding lysoplasmalogenase, whose amino-acid sequence MLWSFIAVFFSGWLYVDASYRGPVWQRWLFKPVTLLLMMLMVWQTPMLGIPGYLVVLGLAATLVGDALMQLSGDRLRFALSAYLVSHLLYTISFFASRPSLGFFWPLPLALLILSALLLALLWSRLEAERLTVTALVLVTAFMAWVAGEHYFALGNESNFSLLVGTLLLLAGHAIWLVNHFRVNFRAHQALVAICYFGGHFLIVRSLYV is encoded by the coding sequence ATGCTCTGGTCTTTCATTGCCGTATTTTTTTCCGGCTGGCTGTATGTCGATGCCAGTTACCGTGGTCCGGTCTGGCAGCGCTGGCTGTTTAAACCCGTCACCCTGCTGTTGATGATGCTGATGGTCTGGCAAACGCCGATGCTCGGCATCCCCGGTTATCTGGTGGTGCTGGGGCTGGCCGCCACCCTGGTCGGCGACGCGCTGATGCAGCTCTCCGGCGATCGACTGCGGTTCGCGCTGTCGGCCTATCTGGTGTCGCACCTGCTCTACACCATCAGCTTTTTCGCCTCCCGGCCATCACTGGGGTTTTTCTGGCCGCTGCCGCTGGCGCTGCTTATTCTGTCGGCGTTGCTGCTGGCGCTGCTGTGGTCCCGGCTGGAGGCCGAGCGTCTGACGGTCACGGCGCTGGTGCTGGTGACCGCATTTATGGCGTGGGTAGCGGGGGAGCACTACTTCGCGCTGGGCAACGAATCCAACTTCTCGCTGCTGGTGGGAACACTGTTGTTACTTGCCGGCCATGCCATCTGGCTGGTGAATCACTTCCGCGTTAACTTCCGCGCCCATCAGGCGCTGGTCGCCATCTGCTACTTTGGCGGCCATTTCCTGATAGTTCGTTCGCTTTACGTCTAG
- the yhjD gene encoding inner membrane protein YhjD, with amino-acid sequence MPVKPHQPRPSTEQDTSSGASRQRFGYLTGWLHRIRSVPVVAHFIRAGDRFNDRMGNQFGAAITYFSFLSLIPILMVSFATAGFVLASNPELLTGLINRIVNSISDPSLARTLKNTVNTAVRQRTTVGLTGLLIALYSGVNWIGNLREAIHAQSRDVWERQPHEEEKIYLRYLWDFLSLIGLLLALVITLFLTSVAGSAQATIVRALGLGGIDWLRPVMTLIALSISIFANYLLFLWILWVLPRHNPRRGPLLRGTLMAAIGFEALKFAMTVALPELATSPSGAAFGSVIGLMTFFYFFARLTLFCAAWIATADPKTDINTQAPLPGA; translated from the coding sequence ATGCCTGTGAAGCCCCACCAGCCACGCCCATCGACCGAACAGGACACGTCATCCGGCGCTTCCCGTCAGCGATTCGGGTATTTAACCGGCTGGCTGCACCGCATCAGGTCGGTGCCCGTTGTCGCCCATTTTATCCGCGCGGGCGACCGTTTTAACGACCGGATGGGCAACCAGTTCGGCGCGGCCATCACCTACTTTTCGTTTCTGTCGCTGATTCCGATTCTGATGGTATCGTTCGCCACGGCAGGGTTTGTGCTGGCCTCCAACCCCGAACTGCTGACCGGCCTCATCAACCGTATCGTCAATAGCATCAGCGACCCGAGTCTCGCCCGCACCCTGAAGAACACCGTTAATACCGCGGTGCGGCAGCGCACCACCGTCGGGTTGACCGGTTTGCTGATCGCGCTCTATTCCGGCGTAAACTGGATAGGCAACCTGCGGGAAGCGATTCACGCCCAGTCGCGTGATGTGTGGGAACGCCAGCCGCACGAGGAAGAGAAAATCTATCTGCGCTACCTGTGGGATTTTCTGTCGCTGATCGGGCTGTTGCTGGCGCTGGTGATTACGTTGTTTCTCACCTCGGTGGCCGGTAGCGCGCAGGCGACGATCGTCCGGGCCCTGGGTTTGGGCGGCATCGATTGGTTGCGTCCGGTGATGACGCTGATTGCGCTGTCCATCTCCATCTTCGCCAACTATCTGCTGTTTTTGTGGATACTGTGGGTGCTGCCGCGCCATAACCCGCGGCGCGGCCCGTTGCTGCGCGGCACGCTGATGGCGGCCATCGGCTTCGAAGCGCTGAAATTCGCCATGACCGTGGCGCTGCCCGAACTGGCGACGTCGCCTTCCGGCGCCGCATTTGGTTCCGTCATCGGTCTGATGACGTTTTTCTATTTCTTTGCCCGCCTGACGCTGTTCTGCGCCGCCTGGATCGCCACCGCGGACCCGAAAACCGATATCAATACGCAGGCACCGCTGCCCGGCGCCTGA
- a CDS encoding DUF1145 family protein encodes MWINLGRLIMLGIWGFLVMNLIHPFPRPLNIFMILAMGFMLLMHGVQFLLLKASQPKDAPPLSGLLQLRIFLFGVFELLDWQRKQPTPPRKRR; translated from the coding sequence ATCTGGATTAACCTTGGCCGACTAATAATGTTGGGCATATGGGGATTTTTGGTTATGAACCTCATTCACCCCTTTCCCCGCCCACTGAATATTTTCATGATCCTAGCGATGGGATTCATGCTGCTGATGCACGGCGTGCAGTTTCTGTTGCTGAAAGCCAGTCAGCCGAAAGACGCGCCGCCGCTCAGCGGGCTGCTGCAATTGCGTATCTTTCTGTTCGGGGTATTTGAATTGCTGGACTGGCAGCGTAAGCAGCCAACACCGCCGCGTAAACGGCGTTAA
- a CDS encoding 7-cyano-7-deazaguanine/7-aminomethyl-7-deazaguanine transporter gives MFQFSAQQRLTALCWLSLFHILVIISSNYLVQLPITLFGFHTTWGAFTFPFIFLASDLTVRIFGAPLARRIILTVMVPALIASYLVSSLFYKGEWQGFSALSQVNPIVARIAAASLMAYLLGQILDVQVFNRLRRLKAWWVAPAASAVLGNLSDTVAFFFIAFYRSTDPFMATHWMEIATVDYFFKIAINLIVFLPMYGVLLNMLLRRLSQPGSNAPYQDQTA, from the coding sequence ATGTTTCAGTTTTCCGCACAACAGCGGCTGACAGCGCTGTGCTGGCTATCCCTCTTTCACATCCTGGTGATTATCTCCAGCAACTACCTGGTTCAGCTGCCGATTACGCTTTTCGGCTTTCATACCACCTGGGGCGCGTTTACTTTCCCGTTCATCTTTCTGGCTTCCGATCTGACGGTGCGGATTTTCGGCGCCCCGCTGGCGCGTCGCATTATTCTGACGGTGATGGTGCCGGCGCTGATCGCGTCATATCTGGTTTCCTCCCTGTTCTACAAGGGCGAATGGCAGGGATTTAGCGCGCTGAGCCAGGTGAACCCGATTGTGGCGCGTATCGCCGCCGCCAGCTTGATGGCTTATCTGCTGGGCCAGATTCTCGACGTGCAGGTCTTCAACCGCCTGCGCCGGCTCAAAGCCTGGTGGGTCGCGCCAGCCGCTTCCGCCGTGCTGGGCAACCTCAGCGATACGGTGGCGTTCTTCTTCATCGCTTTCTATCGCAGTACGGATCCGTTCATGGCCACGCACTGGATGGAAATCGCCACGGTGGATTATTTCTTCAAGATCGCCATCAATCTGATTGTCTTCCTGCCGATGTACGGCGTACTGCTTAACATGTTGCTGCGCCGTCTGAGTCAGCCGGGAAGCAACGCGCCGTACCAGGATCAGACCGCCTGA
- a CDS encoding DcrB family lipoprotein: protein MPNLAKYIGIALLAATLAACDGNSDKKTNAPAASPAAEKTAAQNVSLLSGKLTFTLPDGLSDQSGKLGNQNNNMHVYADQSDQKAIIVIVGDDTPLDLPALGQRLEQQQRGRDANLQVLGNKTAEINGHQIQQLDSVLTSDGQKAFSSIVLAKADNRLLTLQITLPADNLQQAQADAGKIISTLKLN from the coding sequence ATGCCAAATTTAGCGAAATATATCGGTATTGCTCTGCTGGCCGCCACGCTGGCCGCCTGCGATGGCAACAGCGATAAGAAAACCAACGCACCGGCTGCCAGCCCGGCGGCGGAGAAAACCGCAGCGCAGAACGTGTCCCTGCTCTCCGGCAAACTGACCTTTACTCTGCCGGACGGCCTGAGCGATCAGAGCGGCAAACTGGGCAATCAGAACAACAACATGCACGTCTATGCGGATCAGAGCGACCAGAAAGCCATCATCGTGATTGTGGGTGATGACACGCCGCTGGATTTGCCGGCATTGGGTCAGCGTCTGGAGCAGCAGCAACGCGGACGCGATGCCAACCTTCAGGTCCTGGGCAACAAAACCGCCGAGATCAACGGCCACCAGATTCAGCAACTGGATAGCGTCCTGACCAGCGACGGGCAGAAAGCGTTCTCGTCCATCGTGCTGGCCAAAGCGGACAATCGACTGCTGACGCTGCAAATCACACTGCCGGCGGATAACCTGCAGCAGGCGCAGGCCGACGCCGGCAAGATCATCAGCACACTGAAACTGAACTGA
- a CDS encoding MFS transporter, producing MPVSTPPVSTPPKPSPGGLRLNLRIMSVVMFNFASYLNIGLPLAVLPGYVHEHLGFSAFWAGLVISLQYFSTLLSRPRAGRHADEKGPKQVVVFGLFGVLLSGVFYALAAWNDGSPVLALALLCVGRLVLGIGQSFAGTGATLWGVGVVGSLHIGRVISWNGVATYGAMAIGAPLGVWIYHLGGLRLLALVIVLVAGAAILLALPRPAVTVTPGKKLPFREVLGKVWLYGVILSLASAGFGVISTFITLFYASRQWDGAALTLSLFSCAFVGTRLLFPNVINRFGGLRVALACFLVESAGLMLVWLASHPLMAEVGAFFAGAGFSLVFPALGVVAVKAVSTQNQGSALATYTIFLDLSLGVVGPAAGVMMAYTDIDAIYLAAAGLALVGLLLTVRLYRRGGYDAKAV from the coding sequence ATGCCAGTTTCCACACCGCCTGTGTCTACGCCGCCGAAGCCCTCTCCCGGCGGTTTACGCCTTAACCTGCGCATCATGTCCGTAGTGATGTTTAACTTTGCCAGCTACCTGAATATCGGGTTGCCGCTGGCGGTGTTGCCGGGCTATGTGCATGAACACCTTGGGTTCAGCGCATTCTGGGCCGGTCTGGTGATCAGTCTGCAGTATTTTTCTACTCTACTCAGTCGCCCGCGAGCCGGTCGTCACGCGGATGAAAAAGGGCCGAAGCAGGTGGTGGTGTTCGGGCTGTTCGGGGTGTTGCTGAGCGGCGTATTTTATGCGCTGGCGGCCTGGAATGACGGCTCGCCGGTGCTGGCGCTGGCGCTGTTGTGCGTCGGCCGTCTGGTTCTGGGCATCGGGCAGAGCTTCGCCGGCACCGGCGCAACCTTGTGGGGCGTCGGTGTGGTTGGGTCGCTGCATATTGGCCGGGTGATTTCGTGGAACGGCGTGGCGACCTACGGCGCGATGGCGATTGGCGCGCCGCTGGGGGTGTGGATTTATCATCTGGGCGGGTTGCGGTTGCTGGCTCTCGTGATCGTGCTGGTGGCCGGCGCGGCAATTCTGCTGGCGCTGCCCCGCCCGGCGGTGACGGTAACGCCGGGCAAGAAGCTGCCGTTTCGCGAAGTACTCGGCAAGGTCTGGTTGTACGGCGTGATTCTGTCGCTGGCGTCCGCCGGGTTCGGTGTGATTTCGACGTTTATCACCCTGTTTTACGCCAGCCGTCAGTGGGACGGCGCGGCGCTGACCCTGAGTCTGTTCAGCTGCGCCTTTGTCGGCACCCGGCTGTTGTTCCCGAATGTCATTAACCGTTTCGGTGGCCTGCGGGTCGCGCTGGCCTGTTTTCTCGTGGAAAGCGCCGGTCTGATGCTGGTGTGGCTGGCGTCGCACCCGCTGATGGCGGAAGTGGGGGCATTTTTCGCCGGCGCCGGGTTTTCGCTGGTATTCCCCGCGTTGGGCGTGGTGGCGGTCAAGGCGGTGTCGACGCAGAATCAGGGCAGCGCGCTGGCGACCTACACCATCTTTCTTGATTTGTCTCTGGGGGTGGTTGGGCCGGCGGCCGGCGTCATGATGGCCTATACCGATATCGATGCCATTTATCTGGCGGCGGCGGGGCTGGCGCTGGTCGGGTTGTTGCTGACTGTGCGTCTGTATCGGCGCGGAGGGTACGACGCGAAAGCGGTGTGA
- the tusA gene encoding sulfurtransferase TusA, with protein MTDIFANPDRTLDAQGLRCPEPVMMVRKTVRQMEAGQTLLIIADDPATTRDIPGFCRYMEHELLAQITEQLPYRYLLRKGA; from the coding sequence ATGACCGATATTTTCGCCAATCCGGACCGGACCCTGGATGCTCAGGGGCTGCGCTGCCCGGAACCGGTAATGATGGTGCGCAAGACGGTGCGCCAGATGGAGGCCGGGCAAACCCTGCTGATTATCGCCGATGATCCGGCGACTACCCGCGATATCCCCGGTTTTTGCCGTTATATGGAGCATGAGCTGCTGGCGCAGATAACCGAGCAATTGCCTTATCGTTACCTGCTGCGCAAGGGCGCGTAA
- a CDS encoding 2-hydroxymuconate tautomerase family protein, whose product MPFVNIRITKDGATAEQKKQLIAGVTQLLVDTLGKNPATTVVIIDEVETDNWGIGGQSVTERRQQAL is encoded by the coding sequence ATGCCTTTCGTCAACATCCGCATCACCAAAGACGGCGCCACCGCCGAACAAAAAAAGCAGCTGATTGCCGGCGTAACCCAGTTGCTGGTGGATACACTGGGAAAAAATCCGGCCACCACCGTGGTCATCATTGATGAAGTGGAAACCGACAACTGGGGCATTGGCGGACAGAGCGTCACCGAGCGCCGCCAGCAGGCGTTATAA